The sequence ACCAGGCAGGGTAAATGCTATTCAGAATCATTGGGAAGTCACTAGCCTAAACTCACCATTTAACATTTAAACTTCAATCAGGTAACTTCAGAGTTGAAACATCCCAAGGATCCCTGATAGCATGGAGGAGGCAGTCTGGATTAAACATCTCAATAGTATACTATGATTGCAATACACCTGTAAATGCTCAGTTTCAGAAACAATAGTAATTCAATATAATCCAATGCCATTAGTTGAGGCTTGTAAATAATTTTGGGAAGTTTTTCCTAAAACATGAGACCACTACAGTGCTTTTTTGGACTGGTAACCTACATCAACAGAGGACAGAGATATGGTTTGGTTACATTTGGTTATAAAGCTAATCCCTTTGAAGCCAAGGGAAAAGCAACCCAGACGAAAGATGCACTGTTTCGCTCTAAGACTCTCTCTCCTGAATGTGTTTTCACAGATGTTGCTCTTTCCCATAAAATAAAGCAACAAAAAGTAAAGTGGCCTACCAACCGAACGAAACACACATTTGTTCACTTTTTCCTTTCATCCTACTCATCCATTTTCCTGAACTTTCAGGTAACATTCAAGTATTGAGAGGCCAGGCAACAGTAAAATCATTCATGTTTATTTCCATAATTTCCTGGCCACATAAAAAACAAAAGTATGCACAGAAAAAAACAACCCATAACACACAGGATCTCAAATGAGACTAACCAATCAGATTTTTTACTGAATAAGCAGAACAATTTTAAGGACTTTGAGGCCAACAATAGTTAAAGAAGAACGATTTTGACGTCCAAAATCGGTTAGAATTTGCATTCCTTTTTTTACCCCTCCAAACAACATTATATAAAGAAAATAGATATATGCACTGTACAGATAACTTTGCTTTTTAGATCCTGTGTTTCAAATGCTGAAAGTAAATTAAATACattgattgtacaaaacattaacaacacctgcttttccatgacagactgacaaggtgaatctaggtgaacgctatgatcccttattgatgtcacttgttaaatctacttcaatcagtgccGATTAAGGGAGGAGACAAGAtcaataaggatttttaagccttaagacaattgagacatggattgtgtatgtacgccattaagagggtgaatgggaaagacaaaatattgaagtgcctttgaacagggtatggtagtaggtgccaggcacaccagtttgtgtcaagaactgcaatgctgcaaggtttttcatgctcaaccgtTTCCCGTGTGAATCAAGAATAGTCCagcaaccaaaggacatccagctaacttgacactaCTGTGGGAAGCATGGAAtgttttcaacaccttgtagagtccatgccccaaatctacaaattgaggctgttctgagggcaaaaggggggtgtAACTccttattaggaaggtgttgctaatgtttggtatactcagtgtatattgttttacattttagattTCAGAACTAGATCAGAGTAGTGATGGATTAAAGTTTCATGAACACTAAAATTTCATGAGTCACTCATTTAATGTCGCAATGTAGTGCAAGACATTTCCATTACGGATTAGATATGTCAGTGACCGGCTCAGAGTAAGTctctgcccactgggcacagacgtcagctCGACGTCTATTCTATGTTGGTTCATCGTAATTTCATTGATTAGATatagaaacaacgttgattcaacctgtTTTCGCCCAGTGGGTGGTTAATCCACCCTATTGCAGGACGAAGCCTCAGCTTCCCTAAAATAATCAGACCACACTCATCACTTTAGATAGGCATGAGCATTCTTTCAGCGATCTTGGGATTAATATAGATTTTCGCAACATTGGGTAGGTATACAGTCACCACACTTTGGGTGATTTCTGGGTTTACCCAGATTATATGCAAGGTCATAAAAGCCAACTTTCATAAGAACAGATCTGATATGTTATTTAGCCCTAAGCATTCAAAAGTTCTCAGCCCAAAGCGAATCAAAAACAATAATGTGAAAGAAAGAGACAATACGTTTGAGAAGAGACTAGATCCCTAATCCTAGACCAAAATTGTCTTTGTTCATACTTGAGCAGGAAAAAAAGACTTTAAATGGGACTAAAAGCGGTCAAAGCTCAATCTTAGCTCCTTAAGGCTGCCAGTCTAGACTGCATCTCCTCAATGTCCTCCTCCGACTCATCCTCTGAGGCTGCAGCAGGAGGCTCCATTTCAGGTAGGGCGTCTGTGACTTTGCTAGGCGCTTTGCCAAGGGCTCCTAATATGGAACAAACCACCAGGGGTCAGCATGTACAACATTACATTTTTTACCATCAGCCCCCACCAGACAGGTGAACATTTACAGTCCCAAACAACTTTTTGAGACCAGTTTCATTACCAGAAGGACCATCTTTACCTGCTGTGATCTCAAAGAGGATCCTATCAACTTCTGCCTCTGCTGCCTCCTCCATCTCATCATCCTCCATGCTTTCAAAGGTATCCTCCAGCATCTCCTCTATGATACCAGCCTGTGGGACATACACAGCACCAAAAGGTTATATCAATAATCAATATTTACTAATTTATTCTTCATTATAAATTTGAACATAGTGCATAATATTGTTGGTTATATGAATTGTATGCTTGTAGCTTCGGATCGTAGCAGTGGTTCAAAACTGGACGGCTTCCCTGAGTCTCTCTAAAGAGGGTTTCACACCGGTACGTGACGCAGCAGCAATAGAGCAATGCACATGAGCAATGATGGATTTATGTACCCAACAGTAACACAGAGGCCACAGTGTGTCAGCGGATATGTGACTGACCTTCATCATCTCCTTGGACAGCTCCCTCATGGTGCCCTGGATCTCTGGGATCTTCACTAAGCTCTGCATGGCTTTCATGACCTCTGTGCTCTTCTGAAGGGCGCCAGCTACACGCAATACAGCTGGACAAATAACAGCAGAGTCACATACCAGACACCACCCCTTTGTAATGTAACACACAGCATATTACATGTGCAGTACATATTCATATTAGGGCCATGACTTGACCACTtggcctgaccaggaaaaactctgcaCCCCTACTAGCTTCCAGTGTTACAAAGCATTTCTATTCATTTGTCATCAAATTAACTTATCCTGGGCATTTTGTAACTGGTGATGCTACATCAGTAGTTTCCTTCACACTCACAAAGCTGGTTCTTCATGCTGAGGAGTACAGAGTTCATTTGGGCTTTGGAGGCATAAAGTTTGCTGACTGCACGCTTCGACTGGACCATCTCTTTTGCAAGAACCACACACACGTCCCTGTGTCCCTTTTTAGCAGCATCTTTGATGGATCTCtttaccttctcctcctccctctgaatGTCTGAGATAGAAGAGGAACAATGAGAGACCactaatataatgtaatataacaaACTAATGTAGAACATTATGACAGAAGTTTGACAGCAGCTTTCCTTGGTGTTTATATTATAGTGTATTGTTTTTGCTCTCTGACATTCTTAAACCAATATTGGACTAGGCTTCACATAGCCTTAAAGTAGCCTTAAAGTACTTCTTCTCACCTCGAATTTGTCTGTCAATCACTCTCATCTCTTTCCTGATTTTGAGTGACCATTCATTTACCTTAAAATGACAGAAAAAAAGTGAATTAAGCTTCAACAAATCACTAGTAAAATATTACACAAACGTGTCATTCACTGTCAAGCTGAAGGAAATTACGTGTAAACAATTTTTCCTTATTTCGTGTGAATTTGAGGCAGAACCATGTACAGTGACGTTAGATTGATGGTCGTTTGTTTACATCCAAAGATGGTGCTGGCTGCTAGTGTGTAAATGAGCAACAGGCCAGCAGCCATAGCATTTGGGGGAATAAAGTTTGTAAATATAGGCTACAAATGATTCCAATGCAAGTAGCTAGCAAACAAGCACGACTTATATTGAAGGccataaactagctagctactgtgtAGCTAACAATCCAACTGAAATGGTAATGTTAGCAACAATTGGCTTACGTTAGCTAACTCGTAAACTGCCGTAGTAAACGTTAGCTAGCCACATTACAATATGATGTTATTCGATTCAAGTTTAAATAAGACGGAGATCGTGATGAGAGGTATTGGATAAACGTCGCCCTTGTTACAGTACCATAAATAAACAGAGCAAGCTAGCCTAGCTGTTAGGTTCTGTACCTAGCTTAGAATGAGTTGTTTGACTAGCTGTCAAGCTCGTGTCGCCCCTCACCAGAAGCCTTCACTTACCAAGTCTTTTGGTGGTTTATCTTGTGTTTTCCCGAACAGTCCCATTTTCATTACAACGATTACGTTAGCTAACCTAGCTAAACTGGTaatacagaacacaacagaaacaTTAGCATACACCTTCTACCACTTTCGGATCCAAAGCTACGCCACTTCGCCTCCCATGCCACGTTCCAATACGTCAATGCTCCACCCTACTGAAGTGATggggaaaagtacccaactgtcatacttgagtaaaaaaagtaaagataccttaattaatagaaaatgactcaagtaaaagtccaTCAGTAAAATCTACTTgactaaaagtctaaaagtattgggtttaaaatatacttaagtatcagatgtaaaaatataaataatttcaaattccttatattaagcaaaccagctGCCATTTGGCAAAGCATTTGGCAtatagtgagtccgccagatcagaggcatgaCCAGGGATATTCGGTTGAAGTGCGAGAATTTGAGTATTTTCCTGTCCtgataagcattcaaaatgtatcaaGTACTTTTGGgggtcaaggaaaatgtatgtagtaaaaagtacaatattttcttaaggaatgtagtgaagtaaaagtagttcaaaaatatatagagtaaagatatatatttaaaaaactactTAAATTgtactttgaagtattttttaCACCACTGCCCTACGATGTCAATCAGATGCATCAAACTCTTTATGTACTTGGCGGAAGTCATTCATTTTCAATAGAGCAGTCCGGAACGCTACGTTGGGGTTCCGCGCTCGGCTACGGTGCCTTATGTGTACCATATGCGTTCAATATGTTCTACCTGTGCATTGTTTCACTGTGGCGAGGTACAAacaaaagtacacacacacagactccaacTAGTTCGTTTTTAGCAAGTTGAAAAGCGAAGCACATACATACGCCAAGTAAGGGGAAATACGGTCAAAACGTATATGCGTCCTGTGGGCACGAAACTAATGTTGCGCTAGTTTATTAAATATTTCCAAATGATGAATAAAATGATAAGGTCGTACGTCTACTTAAATCAATAGACCCTGGCCAAAGCATATAACTTAATCAGAGATAGGCCAAGTAGATGTACGCTAAATGTCACACGCTTAtctttacttgttacttttattacttatttgtattttttaaaactgcattgttggttagaggctcgtaagtaagcatttcactgtaaagtctactacacctgttgtattcggcgcatgtgactaatacgatTGGTTTTGTTTCAcatgtcttgtgcttgtctccaccccccgcCAGGTGTCTCCTATTTTcccaattatcccctgtgtatttatactgcGTTTTCTGTCTTGTCAAATTGTCCTAGCGTGGTTTCCGTGTGAAACAAGTTCTTGTTTTCGAGTCTTCCCGGTTCCGACCTTTCGGCCTGCGGTTCTGTCCCTTTTAGACTCTGCCTTGTACTACGAGCCTCTACCTGTCCTATTACCTGCTCCTTTGTTATAATAAAAATTCTGAGAACCGAACCATCCGCCATCTGtgtcatatcctgagtcgtgattCTGTGTCAAATctgattttatttgtcacatgagcagaatacaacaggtgtagattttagtgaaatgcgtacttacaagcccttaaccaacaacgcagttttaagaaaaagaaGTGTTAagcaaaaaatacaaaattaaagtaacaaataattaaacagcaacaGTCaagtaacaataacgaggctaaataaaagggataccggtacagagggGCACCGGTTAGAGGTAATTgagttaaagtgaccatgcatagataatgaacacagagtagcagcagcgtgatAGAGGGGtatgggtagccctttgattagttgttcaggagtcttatggccaaatcttttcagtctcctgaggggtaataggctttgtcatgccctcttcatgactgtcttggtgtgcttggaccatgttagtttgttggtgatgtggacgccaaggaacttgaagctctcaacctgctccactacagcccagtcgatgagaatgggggcagtccgggattcctccgatggcattgaggagtacaccacatcagtcactggcttcatcaataagtgcattgatgacgtcgtccccacagtgacggtacgcacataccccaaccagaagccatagattataggtgtccaagaggcttctaaacaggttcaacccccaagtcataagactcctgcacatctaatcaaatggttgcccagactatttgcattgccccccccatgctgctgctactctctgttattatttatgcattgtcactttaataactctacccacatgtatatattacctcaattacctcgactaaccggtgcccccgcacattgactctctaccggtaccccatgtataggggcttggccccttagtttcagtgaagggaaatcgtaacactacagcataaaatgacattctagacgattctgtgcgtccaactttgtggcaacagtttggggaagaccctttcttGTTTCAACATGATATTATTCACGTGCACAAAGtcaggtccatatagaaatggtttgtcaagatcggtgtgaaagaacttgacttgcctgcacagagccctgacctcaaccccatcaaacacctttgggatgaattggaacaccaaatGCAAGTcagttataacagcctccacagcaaaggggggaccaactccacaaagtggggaccaactccatattaatgaccatgattttggaatgacaagttcgacaagcaggtgtccacatacttttggtagaAGCCGCAGGTACACATTCcacattcagcaccatggacagtgacATGATGAGCGCAAACTAAAACTAAGGACTGGGGCGTATTCATTAATCCGATTCTGTTGCAAACAGATCTTTGGTAATACTGTTCTCTCTTTGGTACCAGTTTCATACCTTGTGTACCTAAAGGCTGCACCTGTTCAATTTAGGCCAGAACACATTTTGCTCAACGCATATTCTGTAGTCCACTACAGTGTTCTTGAGCTTTGATTGATTTGTTTACAGCCTCCATAATACTTTTGGCTTTGGTATGTATGAACATTGAGGCATGCTAGGCTAGGcttatgtaaccgatgtgaaatggctagctagttagcggtggtgtgcgctaatagcgtttcagtTGGTGACGTCACtagctctgagaccttgaagtagttgttccccttgctctgcaagggccgtggcttttgtggcgcgatgggtaacaatgctttgagggtggctgttgttgatgtgtgcagaaggttcctggttcgagcccaggtagaggtgaggagagggacggaagctatactgttacacctacATATTTGTATCATGAATGATGACATGACActaggggctctattcaatccataATCGTGGAAGTTCTgcgttacagcgtgattgaaatttaaaggcaatgtcacGCGTTAGCAGAGAATGCATGAAAGAGAGGGACCCGCCTCTACTATTTTACTGGTTTGTGACCCACTGACACCACCCCCAGTTAGGGGGGAATAAGGCAACCCAAGAGTTGACACACACAGACgccttacaagtcctcaactggcagctacattaaatagtacccgcaaaacaccagtctcaacatcaacagtgaagaggcgactccgggcctctggccttctaggcagagttgcaaagaaaaagccatatctcagactggccaataaaaagaaaagattaagatgggcaaaagaacacagacactgggcagaggaactctgcctagaaggccagcatcccggagtcgcctcttcactgttgatgttgagactggtgtttgcgggtactatttaatgaagctgccagtttaggacttgtgaggcgtctgtttctcaaactagacactctaatgtacttgtcctcttgctcagttgtgccacGGGGACTCCCACTCATGATGATGCTgaggctccagatactcaactagtataaagaaggccagttgtattgcttctttaatcagaacaacagttttcagctgtgctaacataattgcaaaagggttttctaatgatcaattagccttctaaaatgataaacttggattagccaacacaacgttccattggaacacaggagtgagggttgctgataatgggcctctgtacgccgatgtagatatcccattaaaaatctgccatttccagctacaatagtcatttacaacattaacaatgtctacactgtatttctgatcaatttgatgttattttaatggacaaagatATTTGCTTTTTTatcgaaaacaaggacatttctaagtgacaccaaacttttgaacggtagtgtacatgggGGTGAAAAGTGAGAAAGGTAGTGGTTTTTGGGCATGCACACCATCCCACAAGTCCAGAGATATGAACGAGTCCAGTTGTTGACAGGCAGAGAAAACGATATTGCTCTCTGCCACTGCCTGAGGGAGACTGCAAGTATATTGTGACCTGTATAATCAAGACAATTGGTAGATGTCTGGCCCCCTAGTAACCTTCCTAGAAACATATCAGGTCACACAGGTCAGAGAGAGTTTGAGAAGCAGGTTTATGGTACCGCCTAGACTCTGAGGCTCAGGTCATGGGAGATGGGAAGTGGAGTGTGTAGCTCATGGTTGTGAGGTGctgatgtaacagtataactttcgTCCGTCTCCTCGCCCCGACCCGAcccgggctcaaaccagggaccctctgcacacagacaacagtcaccaacgaagcatcgttacccatcgctccacaaaagccgtggcccttgcagagcaagggaaaccacTACTTcatggtctcagagcaagtgacgtcaccgattgaaatgctatttagcgcgcaccaccgctaactagctagccgtttcacatccgttacactcaccccccttttgacctcctccttttccgcagcaaccagtgatccgggtcaaaagcatcaatgtaacagtatagactttacgtcaGTCCCCTCGCCCCGACAATGGGCGCGAatcagggacgctctgcacacgtcaacagtcaccaacgaagcatcgttacccatcgctccacaaaagccgtggcccttgcagagcaaggggaaccactacttcaaggtctcagagcaagtgacgtcaccgattgaaacactatttagcgtgcaccaccgctaactagctagctgtttcacatccgttacactgatAACAGTCATCGGCAGGGACTTCGTAACGCTGCATTCACGGTGAACTCTGCATATGTGGGTTTAATCGGAAATTATCTTTACATTTCTATTGTGCAATCTGTAATCTGGACATGTCCTCCCCACATACTGAAATGGTGTTTTATCTGCCACAGtgttatcattggaatgtgatacaaaacgaggcaacaaTGTGCTTTAGAACCATGTTGATGCCTTGGAGCTGTATGGTAGTCTGTTTGGAGTGTATATCCAAttggataaaaaatatataatcataatattatgtcccccccacttctaaaaccaaaatTGTGCCCAAGATATTAAGGACAGGTAGTGGAAATAATTATTATACTGTAATAATTTGCACCAGTAGCCAAACTATATGTAGTGGTCTGCAAATTGCATTTACATTTTGCCTAATGGCATGCTTCTCATGGAAAACTTCACTTATCCCTATACCAGCAGACAATGCCCTACCTACACTGTCACTCATGATGTAAAGGCTGGTTCTCTTTCTAGGATTTCTAGATTTTTCTTTCAAGGATTTCTAGATTTTTCTTTCGTAGATGCTCTGTCGCACCAATCAAATTCACCTTTGGTGACATGTAACCAATAACAGATAGCAGAGGGCGGGTTCTAGAGGCATTCGCGACTGCTCTTTGCGCATGTTTGCTTGGATTACCGGTTGTTACGATTGAAATTGAGAGAATCCTGTGGACATTTTTCCTCCCTGGGATTAGGTTGAGTGAGTTGGCTATAAAGATTTGTCTTACATAATAGCTAGTAGCCTAATTCAGTTAGAACTGTAagagcaaactgtctcaaatatATGCTGAAAacgaaataaataatttaaaattgccTACAGTCTCGCATAGTGGaatattttattttctcattGGAAAGGTGTCAAGTGTCAATCGTTACGGAAAATTGCGCAAACTAACAGCTACACTCATTATGTCAGTAGTAGGTATTGATGTGGGTTTCCAAAATTGTTACATTGCTGTTGCGAGAAGCGGCGGGATTGAAACCATTGCCAATGAATACAGCGACAGATGTACACCGTAAGTATACTATTGACATCGATATATAGAATGTGATTTTGCTACATAATGTTTGTGACTGGATGCTCGCTGTAGCATACCCTGATGGCGTAGTGATAAAAAATGCTCCAACAATGGATGCTTCATGTGTTATGATGAATATTTTACATTGGATGACATTACATTGGATTGTATTTTTTCTTCCATGTAAATTTATAGTAATATTTGCAGTTTTGGTTATTACTACGTTATAACGTCTCCATTGTCAGAAGTCTTTGTTGCATGTTCATTTACCTAACGACCTCTTAATAATTGCAGCCGTCTACGTAGTGCTTGGAATGTGGCCTTTTTAGTTTCATTTGACACTTTTCTATCATATTCTGTGATATGATATTTAATGCATCGTCATAGCCTATATCGACATTGACCAAATTGTTCAGTATTAAAATATATTGTATTAAATCTCATGTCATATAGTTTGTTTTGAATGAATATCCCTGCATTACTCTAGTTTTCAAGTAAGCTTTGTTGTGTTGTACTTTTTTTATTCAAAGCGCATCAGCTAAATGTATAGCTCATTTTATTTCTTGCGAGTGTCATTGAATTTGCTGGGAATTGACTGCTGTCATACATTTTTGCTCTCAGATTTAAAAGTACTGTATGACAAATTCCCATATGGACAGAATAATTTGTACAAGATAAATATAGGCTATAGATGGGCTgcttgtaggcctactgtatgtagCGTATGTGAATATGACTATCACACACACATGTTATGACATTGGATTAGGTGACTGTGAATTCATGGGCATTTAGTTTACACCAATTCCTCTCAAAACTGCAATCTTCCCCTGCTCCTCCTAACATGCCACTATGCAAGGTGCACCAATACTCTGCGTGAGTGAGAGGGAATGTAATGACCTGGGTTTTATTACAGGATGTTCTTGCTCAGCCTCATTCACAACTCATTTTCCAAATAACTTAACATCTGACATCAGACCAACTGCATAGCCCACAATCACAATGCCAATTGTGCATAACCTCAGACATAACATAGCATTGCAATGTACAGCTCTTATAAAAAGAATttgatgaggaggagaaggagggggaagatGGGTAGGTGGAGCAGAGTAAGACCTTCAATACCAGTTGACGGAATTGAGCCTTCCATTCAAGGAACCTGGATCACTCTGTGTCAGCAAGACAATGCAATGAGCTGATGGAGGAAGTGAGTCAGTTAAATTAGTTTAAAAAGTGATATTTTAAATGCAGATCTTCCTTACACTTTGAAGGTGAACTGTTCTGTCTTACTGTCCTAATTTGTCGTTTCTTCATAGAAATTCACTTAATAATCTGCAGATGTTCAACCTCCATTGCCTACTATTAACCATTAGGCCTATATTATATTTTTgatgtgtttatttgttttggTTCCCCAGGGCTTGGGTGTCTCTGGCCTCCAAAAACCGAACCATTGGAAATGCAGCCAAGGGTCAAGTAAGATGATCAAATGAGAACAGTTTTTATAATGTAGTAGTATTTTTGTGCAAATGTAATTTTGCAGATCACTACTTTTTTGGAAATGGTCAAATTGGTCAGCATCAGATCACATGACTAAAAAAACCAATTTATTTCAGATTATAACAAATTTTAAAAACACAGTCCATGGCTTCAAGAAGTTCCATGGCAGAGCGTTTGACGACCCATATGTCCAGGGGGAGAAACCCAAGTTGCCTTACAGCTTGCACAAGCTGGCCAGTGGCAACACTGGAATCAAGGTAACACCACTGTAGACTTTTCCACTGTGTTCCCTTTTCACTGCACTCCATTTTGAACATGTTCCCTTTAGCTCCATCACCCCAAGCTCCATTGTCATCATGTAAATTACTGTTGTTATTTTGCTCAATTGTTTGTATTTTCCAATGTGTTTGACCTCCAAACCATCTTTTTTAACCAGCACTGACACCATCAAACCTCCTCTGGTTTCAGCTGGTTTTCATATTGTCTAAATAGTCTCAACTAAACTGTGTCCCATTCATAGGTCCGTTACCTGGATGAGGACAAAGTGTTCACAATTGAGCAGGTAACAGCAATGTTGCTGACCAAGCTGAAGGAAACTTCTGAGAGCTCCCTGAAGAAGCCAGTTGTGGACTGTGTGATCTCTGTGAGTGACAACAATATATATATCCTGTAAAACACTGCAAATGAAACTGGTCAACGTAGTATCAATATGCTACACGTGAATATACCTTGATATTAGCCAAAGTCGTTTTTTTCATCCCATTTCAAATTTATAATATTCTAACAAGAGTTTTGTTTCACAGGTCCCAAGTTTTTTCACCGATGCAGAGAGGAGGTCTGTGATGGACTCCACCCAAATTGCAGGGTTGAACTGTCTGCGTCTGATCAATGACACCACGGCAGGTCAGTGATTCCCACAGAGTCATCAAGGTCATATTCTGTGATGGATATGTCtatagcacaggaggttggtagcaCCTTAGTTTGGGAGGAGGGGCTCGtgttaatggctggagcggaattagtggaatggtatcaaatacataaaaaacatggtttccatgtgtttgataccattccatttgctccgttctagccattattatgagccgtcctcccctcagcagcctccactggagaTTTATTGGTGGTAGTTGGAGTTCCCTAGAGACAGCTGTTTTTCAAGTCGTTGTTTTCTCACCTGTAATCAGCAGGCACTGACATTCACAAAGTGTACTTGAAAGTGTACTCCTTTGTAGGAGCAATGTATAGGCCTATAAGCTGCACAAACATATCattgtataaaaaatatatatattttattgtcacatacactgggCAAGTGcattga is a genomic window of Oncorhynchus tshawytscha isolate Ot180627B linkage group LG11, Otsh_v2.0, whole genome shotgun sequence containing:
- the LOC112261724 gene encoding charged multivesicular body protein 3, which codes for MKMGLFGKTQDKPPKDLVNEWSLKIRKEMRVIDRQIRDIQREEEKVKRSIKDAAKKGHRDVCVVLAKEMVQSKRAVSKLYASKAQMNSVLLSMKNQLSVLRVAGALQKSTEVMKAMQSLVKIPEIQGTMRELSKEMMKAGIIEEMLEDTFESMEDDEMEEAAEAEVDRILFEITAGALGKAPSKVTDALPEMEPPAAASEDESEEDIEEMQSRLAALRS